The following proteins are encoded in a genomic region of Oxobacter pfennigii:
- a CDS encoding anti-sigma factor family protein, which translates to MECSEVSIKLDEFIKNRLDESVMNSIKLHLSECRECSEELSVLREINGILAMDGQVSTDLGFTESVMQSLEKEREKRRRFIFESLPSVNLGASLILTGILIMLMNTGGMVTRWVDSSIQYSTDAIDRNVNTTSQSIDLLINNIINPGGK; encoded by the coding sequence ATGGAATGCAGTGAAGTAAGCATAAAGCTTGATGAGTTCATTAAAAACAGGCTTGATGAATCTGTTATGAATAGTATAAAACTCCATCTTTCAGAATGCCGTGAGTGTTCCGAGGAGCTTAGTGTGTTAAGAGAAATAAACGGAATACTTGCCATGGATGGACAGGTAAGTACGGACTTGGGGTTTACTGAAAGTGTAATGCAAAGTCTAGAAAAAGAGCGGGAAAAGAGAAGAAGATTTATATTTGAGAGCCTTCCGTCTGTTAATCTTGGAGCAAGCCTTATATTAACAGGGATTCTCATTATGCTTATGAACACAGGGGGTATGGTAACCCGGTGGGTTGACAGCAGTATTCAGTACAGCACCGATGCCATTGACAGGAATGTAAATACTACTTCTCAAAGCATAGATTTGCTGATAAACAATATTATTAATCCAGGAGGTAAATAA
- a CDS encoding B-box zinc finger protein, with amino-acid sequence MRCAFHNEKDAEFICSSCGQPICRDCLMIVNGKNYCRTCGHNLSALNNTHQYGPVPDKRGDGISGFLFFIFLFAPGLRHMYLGLMKRGIHFLLTFFGAIAVGMLLGSGIGEVIIPVCFIVWFYSAFDSYQCRKLLARGEKVEDAPLFKDYGYEEIKNYFSGRKQLIGIAAIVLGGYLLLKQFVRYGWAFPLPNAVIRAIDFILRNSVPIFMILFGIYLIARTGKKAKDYIETPNE; translated from the coding sequence ATGAGATGTGCATTTCACAACGAAAAGGATGCGGAGTTTATATGTTCATCCTGCGGACAGCCCATATGCAGGGATTGTCTTATGATTGTAAATGGTAAAAACTACTGCAGGACATGCGGTCATAATCTATCCGCGCTCAATAATACCCATCAATATGGTCCTGTGCCTGACAAAAGAGGAGATGGAATAAGCGGATTTTTATTCTTCATATTCCTGTTTGCACCCGGGCTCAGGCATATGTATCTGGGCCTTATGAAAAGAGGAATTCATTTTCTTTTGACTTTCTTCGGAGCTATAGCTGTTGGGATGCTCCTCGGAAGCGGTATAGGAGAAGTTATCATACCGGTATGCTTTATAGTTTGGTTCTACAGTGCCTTCGACAGCTATCAGTGCAGGAAGCTCCTTGCGAGGGGTGAAAAGGTTGAAGACGCTCCCCTGTTTAAGGATTATGGCTATGAGGAGATTAAAAATTATTTTTCAGGAAGGAAGCAGCTTATTGGAATTGCAGCAATAGTGCTTGGGGGCTATCTTTTGTTAAAACAATTTGTCCGGTATGGATGGGCGTTCCCTTTGCCTAATGCAGTGATAAGAGCTATTGACTTCATACTTAGAAATTCTGTGCCGATATTTATGATACTCTTTGGAATATATCTTATTGCCAGGACAGGCAAAAAGGCCAAGGATTATATTGAAACACCCAATGAATAG
- the metG gene encoding methionine--tRNA ligase, with amino-acid sequence MTQKKTYYITTPIYYPSDKLHIGNTYTTVAADAAARFKRLSGYDVMFLTGTDEHGQKIQRIAEGKGTTPKEYVDKIVAGIKELWKVMDISYDKFIRTTDGYHEQSVQKIFKKLFDQGDIYKGHYEGLYCTPCEAFWTETQVYDGKCPDCGRPVELTREEAYFFKMSKYQEKLLAHIEENPEFIQPESRKNEMINNFLKPGLEDLCVSRTSFSWGIPVSFDEKHVVYVWIDALSNYITALGYGQEEDSLYKKYWPCDVHLVGKDIIRFHTIIWPIMLMALGVPLPKQVFGHGWLLVDGGKMSKSKGNVVDPVVLVEHFGVDPVRYYLLREIPFGSDGLFNNEIFMKRINSDLANDLGNLVSRTVTMVEKYFDGKIPAPDKKDIFDEELIALAEAVPSKVEKLMDGLKISDSLEEIWKLIGRANKYIDETAPWVLAKDDENKGRLKTVIYNLCETIRIVSVLISSYLPSTSPKINLQLGIDGELIQWESIKKFGKLKAGTKVQKGGVIFPRVDIEKKLAEFEKIREEQINAANASIVSPMAPIKEQITIDDFAKIDLRAAKVIACEKIKGSDKLLKLQLEMGGEVRQVVSGISKYVTCEEMVGKTVVIVANLKPAKLKGEDSLGMILAAERDDKLSLVTLSGEFPTGALIK; translated from the coding sequence ATGACACAAAAAAAGACCTATTATATTACGACACCTATATATTATCCCAGTGACAAGCTTCATATAGGTAATACCTATACAACCGTTGCTGCTGATGCTGCAGCCAGGTTTAAAAGGTTATCGGGATACGACGTAATGTTTTTGACGGGTACAGATGAGCATGGCCAGAAAATCCAGAGGATAGCCGAAGGCAAGGGCACTACTCCCAAGGAATATGTTGATAAAATCGTAGCCGGAATTAAAGAGTTGTGGAAAGTTATGGATATATCCTATGACAAATTCATACGTACGACAGACGGCTATCATGAACAGTCAGTTCAGAAGATATTTAAGAAGCTCTTTGATCAGGGGGATATATACAAAGGCCATTATGAAGGTCTTTATTGCACACCCTGTGAAGCCTTCTGGACAGAGACCCAGGTTTACGACGGCAAGTGTCCCGATTGCGGAAGGCCGGTGGAATTGACCCGGGAGGAAGCTTACTTCTTTAAAATGTCAAAATATCAGGAGAAGCTTTTAGCGCATATAGAAGAAAATCCTGAGTTTATACAGCCGGAGTCCCGGAAAAATGAAATGATAAATAATTTCTTAAAACCGGGCCTGGAAGATTTATGCGTGTCCCGTACTTCCTTCAGCTGGGGAATTCCCGTCAGCTTCGATGAAAAGCATGTTGTATATGTATGGATAGATGCACTTTCAAACTATATCACGGCTTTGGGCTACGGTCAGGAAGAGGATTCCCTTTATAAGAAATACTGGCCTTGTGATGTCCATCTTGTGGGCAAAGATATAATAAGATTCCATACAATAATATGGCCGATTATGCTCATGGCTTTAGGAGTACCTCTTCCAAAGCAGGTATTCGGTCATGGATGGCTTTTAGTCGATGGCGGTAAAATGTCAAAATCAAAGGGCAATGTAGTAGACCCGGTGGTTTTGGTGGAGCATTTTGGCGTGGACCCTGTAAGGTATTATCTTTTAAGGGAAATACCTTTTGGCTCTGACGGTTTATTCAATAATGAGATATTTATGAAAAGAATAAACTCAGACCTGGCTAACGACCTTGGAAACCTGGTATCCAGGACAGTGACCATGGTAGAAAAGTATTTTGACGGCAAAATCCCTGCTCCTGATAAAAAAGATATCTTCGATGAAGAACTCATAGCTTTAGCTGAAGCAGTACCTTCAAAGGTGGAAAAATTAATGGATGGGCTTAAAATAAGCGATTCATTAGAAGAGATATGGAAGCTTATCGGCCGCGCCAATAAATATATAGATGAGACAGCGCCTTGGGTGCTGGCGAAGGACGATGAAAACAAGGGAAGGCTTAAGACGGTAATTTATAACCTGTGTGAAACCATAAGGATAGTATCCGTGCTCATATCCTCATACCTTCCGTCAACATCTCCTAAAATAAACCTACAGCTGGGGATAGACGGAGAGCTTATACAATGGGAGAGCATTAAAAAATTCGGTAAATTAAAGGCTGGAACGAAGGTTCAAAAAGGCGGAGTCATATTCCCAAGGGTAGATATTGAAAAGAAGCTTGCGGAGTTTGAAAAAATAAGAGAAGAACAGATAAATGCCGCAAATGCTTCAATAGTTTCTCCTATGGCGCCAATAAAGGAGCAAATTACAATCGACGATTTTGCAAAAATAGATTTAAGGGCTGCAAAAGTTATAGCCTGCGAAAAAATAAAGGGTTCTGATAAACTCTTAAAGCTTCAGCTGGAAATGGGGGGAGAAGTAAGGCAGGTTGTATCCGGAATTTCAAAATATGTAACCTGTGAGGAAATGGTGGGCAAAACCGTAGTAATTGTTGCCAACCTGAAACCGGCAAAACTTAAAGGCGAGGATTCCCTCGGCATGATACTGGCTGCTGAAAGGGACGATAAGCTGTCGCTGGTTACTTTATCAGGAGAATTCCCAACAGGAGCTTTGATAAAATGA
- a CDS encoding TatD family hydrolase, with translation MIFDSHAHYDDEAFDADRDQVLKEVKESKVSYIVNAGSSIESSKRGIELSGKYDFIYAAVGIHPHDAKNFDKKSIEVLKDLAAFPKVVAIGEIGLDYYYDFSYKEDQIKAFEEQIKLGLELNLPIIVHDRDAHSDTFEIIKKYIKDGLKGIIHCYSGSAEMAVQYTKLGFYIGLGGVITFKNAVKSLEVLKNIPQDKILIETDCPYLTPVPHRGKRNDSRYLKYVVDKAAEVLAMDREEFIKLTCENGKRIFNMK, from the coding sequence ATGATATTTGATTCCCATGCCCATTATGACGACGAGGCCTTTGATGCCGACAGAGACCAGGTTCTAAAAGAGGTAAAGGAAAGCAAGGTTTCATATATAGTAAATGCCGGTTCCAGTATTGAATCATCAAAGAGAGGCATAGAGCTGTCCGGTAAGTACGATTTTATATATGCAGCAGTAGGTATTCACCCCCACGATGCTAAAAATTTTGATAAAAAATCAATTGAAGTTTTAAAGGACCTGGCCGCCTTTCCCAAAGTAGTTGCAATTGGAGAAATAGGGCTGGATTATTATTATGATTTTTCATACAAGGAAGACCAGATAAAAGCCTTTGAGGAGCAAATAAAGCTAGGATTAGAATTAAATCTGCCCATTATTGTTCATGACAGGGATGCCCATAGTGATACCTTTGAAATAATCAAAAAATATATAAAGGATGGGTTAAAGGGGATTATCCATTGTTATTCGGGCAGCGCTGAAATGGCGGTGCAATATACAAAACTGGGCTTTTATATTGGTTTAGGCGGAGTCATTACATTTAAAAATGCCGTAAAATCCCTTGAAGTCTTAAAAAATATACCACAGGATAAAATATTAATTGAAACCGATTGCCCTTATTTGACACCCGTACCCCATAGAGGAAAAAGAAATGATTCTCGATATCTTAAATATGTGGTGGATAAGGCAGCGGAAGTGCTTGCTATGGACAGAGAAGAGTTTATAAAATTAACCTGTGAAAACGGAAAAAGAATATTTAATATGAAGTAG
- a CDS encoding 3D domain-containing protein, giving the protein MNKSFKDKMISFFSNNPAITLTCMLLLVVSLVIAGASQKEVFIIEGNKSTAAVTFKSTVGELLDQNQIQLDLKDKVFPGIDSMIKDGDRVIIKRAVPITVITDGEEIQFITAEENVEDMLFAEGIALDEKDKVYPEMDTAISKGMEVKVVRVTEKEITEKEIIAYTKEIQPKPDWEAGEEKELRQGENGEKEKTIKITYEDGVEKSREVIDEKIIKPAVSLLIAAGTLDTKVLSRGDTIRFEKMMVMKATSYTDDIANTGKIGGNTATGTKPRRISGGGKWSTVAVDPKVIPLGTELYIEGYGYAIAEDTGGAVKGNIIDLFFTQNTEEYLAWSTHKTKVYILK; this is encoded by the coding sequence ATGAACAAGAGTTTTAAAGATAAGATGATCAGCTTTTTTTCAAATAACCCTGCCATAACCTTGACCTGTATGCTGCTGCTAGTCGTATCTTTGGTTATTGCCGGCGCTTCACAAAAAGAAGTGTTTATAATAGAGGGCAATAAAAGCACGGCTGCAGTAACATTCAAGAGTACCGTAGGAGAACTTTTAGATCAGAATCAAATCCAATTAGATTTGAAGGATAAAGTGTTTCCTGGAATTGATTCCATGATAAAGGATGGAGACAGAGTCATAATAAAACGGGCAGTGCCTATCACGGTAATTACAGACGGGGAGGAAATTCAGTTTATAACTGCTGAAGAAAACGTGGAGGATATGCTCTTTGCGGAAGGCATAGCATTAGATGAGAAAGATAAGGTATATCCCGAAATGGATACAGCCATTTCAAAGGGCATGGAAGTAAAAGTGGTAAGAGTTACGGAGAAGGAAATAACCGAAAAAGAGATAATTGCATACACTAAAGAAATACAACCTAAGCCGGACTGGGAAGCAGGCGAGGAAAAGGAATTAAGACAGGGTGAAAACGGCGAGAAGGAAAAGACCATAAAAATCACCTATGAGGACGGAGTTGAAAAGAGCCGGGAAGTTATTGACGAGAAAATAATAAAACCGGCCGTAAGCCTTTTGATAGCAGCAGGTACTCTGGATACTAAGGTTTTATCCAGAGGAGATACTATCAGATTTGAAAAGATGATGGTTATGAAGGCTACATCTTATACTGATGATATTGCTAACACCGGAAAAATAGGTGGTAACACTGCTACCGGTACAAAACCCAGAAGGATTTCCGGGGGAGGAAAATGGAGTACCGTCGCAGTGGACCCCAAAGTAATTCCTTTAGGAACCGAGCTTTATATTGAAGGATATGGTTATGCCATCGCAGAAGATACAGGCGGAGCGGTAAAAGGAAATATTATAGACCTGTTCTTCACGCAGAATACGGAAGAGTATCTTGCATGGAGTACCCATAAAACTAAGGTTTATATTCTTAAGTAG
- the rnmV gene encoding ribonuclease M5 has translation MIKEIIVVEGRDDYIAVKRAVDAEIIVTGGWSLRKSVRESIKTAGERRGVIIFTDPDYAGEMIRKRVQSLVKGCKHAFLPVDLATKNGDIGIENAEPQDILDALNKARAESTEKRQEFTVNDLIENGLLGTLESGLKRDKIGRILGIGHANGKQFLSRLNNYGITREEFIEAIKRVNKQGYENE, from the coding sequence ATGATAAAAGAAATCATTGTCGTAGAAGGCAGAGATGATTATATAGCAGTAAAAAGGGCGGTAGATGCAGAAATAATTGTTACAGGCGGATGGTCCTTAAGAAAAAGTGTAAGGGAAAGTATCAAGACAGCCGGTGAGCGAAGGGGAGTAATAATATTTACAGACCCCGACTATGCAGGAGAAATGATAAGAAAAAGAGTTCAAAGCCTGGTCAAAGGGTGCAAGCATGCCTTCCTCCCCGTGGATTTAGCCACTAAAAACGGAGATATAGGTATTGAAAACGCTGAACCTCAGGATATACTGGATGCATTGAATAAGGCCAGGGCTGAGAGCACAGAGAAAAGACAGGAGTTTACGGTTAACGACCTAATTGAGAACGGCCTTTTAGGAACTTTGGAATCTGGACTAAAAAGAGATAAAATAGGGAGAATACTGGGTATTGGCCATGCAAACGGCAAGCAGTTTTTATCCAGGCTTAATAATTATGGTATAACAAGGGAAGAATTCATAGAGGCGATAAAACGAGTTAATAAACAGGGGTATGAAAATGAATGA
- the rsmA gene encoding 16S rRNA (adenine(1518)-N(6)/adenine(1519)-N(6))-dimethyltransferase RsmA, whose product MKMNDLIKSIRTRSIIEKYGFRFNKSLGQNFLIDDLVLKTIIEAAEITKDDSVLEIGPGIGTLTLELSGNAGKVMAIEVDKNLIPILSDVLKDAGNVKLYEGDALKVNIKEAAGDFLNFPITICANLPYYITTPLITKFFKESIDVKNIVVMVQKEVAERMAAQPGGKDYGALSLLVQYYSKPRIVAKVPPHCFMPRPKVDSVVIKLEINKRPPVEVEDLELFFSIIRDSFNQRRKTLSNSLKSLKLSKEELNTAFEKSGIDPIRRGETLSIEEFARVSNEVYNLRK is encoded by the coding sequence ATGAAAATGAATGATTTGATAAAGAGCATAAGGACAAGGTCTATAATCGAAAAATACGGATTTAGGTTTAACAAAAGCTTGGGGCAGAATTTCCTTATAGATGATTTAGTACTGAAGACTATAATTGAAGCGGCTGAAATAACAAAAGATGACAGCGTACTTGAAATAGGACCAGGTATCGGAACCCTGACATTAGAACTCTCGGGAAATGCGGGAAAAGTAATGGCAATCGAGGTGGATAAAAATCTGATACCTATTTTATCAGATGTCCTTAAAGACGCAGGTAACGTAAAACTGTATGAAGGGGATGCCTTAAAAGTAAATATAAAGGAAGCAGCAGGAGATTTCTTAAATTTTCCAATAACCATATGTGCCAATCTTCCCTATTACATAACAACACCCCTTATAACCAAGTTTTTTAAGGAAAGTATAGATGTTAAAAACATAGTTGTCATGGTTCAAAAAGAAGTTGCCGAAAGGATGGCAGCACAACCCGGAGGAAAGGACTATGGGGCATTATCCCTTTTAGTTCAATATTATTCAAAGCCCCGGATTGTTGCTAAGGTGCCGCCCCATTGTTTTATGCCAAGGCCCAAGGTGGATTCGGTTGTTATAAAGCTTGAAATAAATAAACGGCCCCCTGTTGAAGTCGAAGACCTGGAACTTTTTTTTTCCATAATAAGGGATTCATTCAACCAAAGGAGAAAAACCCTTTCAAATTCTTTGAAATCTTTGAAGCTTTCAAAGGAGGAATTGAATACCGCCTTTGAAAAAAGCGGCATAGACCCAATAAGAAGGGGCGAAACATTGTCAATTGAGGAATTCGCCCGAGTTTCCAATGAAGTGTATAATTTAAGAAAATAA
- a CDS encoding PTS transporter subunit EIIC, which translates to MKEKLTLLKTKLIEILDKHEKNLYVSNVKDILVSLCFPMTLIGSIFYIAANPPEWTNTGLLKLWTSAAYGIREQLMIPYYLTYGMAGITASFMLSYCLAKNKNLDPLLSALITAISYLAILIPGYNDTALTLLELSKITGPSSLLSGFIISAACINLLALIKSKNMGFTIKKGVSPALSYGFKNIFPIMIVVPFMWLIGWGYNILLNYLTAFLSPAFINYKGLLGSSFAKAILGSLQTSLMYIIGMNGEVLGTPSYSIFSNLGGASTLLPLIILFLLSPSKHLKQLGTLCIIPGIFNIPYPVLLAVPIILNPVYALPFIAHSILSTFMNEASVSSGLISIEVHAISGTAILSGNLTIVNVIFIILLQLLNIALGLCLYYPFYKLHEEWLIISCGTKSEKTSLSIPLISRVKIIIDKLHSLTLINNNKGRPL; encoded by the coding sequence ATGAAAGAAAAATTAACCTTACTCAAAACTAAGCTTATAGAAATCTTGGACAAGCATGAAAAAAATTTATATGTATCTAATGTAAAGGACATTTTGGTTTCTCTGTGCTTTCCCATGACACTTATAGGCAGTATATTTTATATCGCCGCCAACCCTCCGGAGTGGACAAACACTGGCCTTTTAAAATTATGGACCTCGGCAGCCTACGGAATAAGGGAGCAATTAATGATACCTTATTACCTTACTTACGGAATGGCAGGCATTACGGCATCCTTTATGCTTTCCTACTGCCTTGCAAAAAACAAAAATCTTGATCCCTTATTATCTGCATTGATAACGGCTATTTCTTATCTTGCAATATTAATTCCCGGATATAATGATACGGCACTCACGCTTTTAGAATTGAGCAAAATAACAGGGCCCAGCAGTCTTTTATCAGGCTTCATTATTTCCGCTGCATGTATAAATCTGCTGGCACTTATTAAGTCTAAAAATATGGGTTTTACAATTAAAAAAGGAGTCTCTCCCGCACTTTCCTACGGCTTTAAAAATATATTCCCCATCATGATTGTAGTCCCCTTTATGTGGCTCATAGGCTGGGGCTATAATATACTCCTTAACTATCTTACTGCCTTTTTGTCGCCGGCATTCATAAATTACAAAGGACTTTTAGGCTCTTCTTTTGCAAAAGCAATTTTAGGTTCTCTACAAACATCTCTTATGTACATTATAGGTATGAACGGCGAAGTATTAGGCACACCTTCATACAGTATTTTTTCCAACTTAGGAGGAGCAAGTACCCTCTTGCCTTTGATAATTTTATTTTTATTGTCACCGTCAAAGCATTTAAAACAGCTAGGAACTTTGTGCATCATTCCGGGGATTTTCAATATACCCTACCCTGTTTTGCTGGCAGTACCTATAATATTAAACCCGGTATATGCTCTGCCTTTTATCGCTCATTCCATCTTAAGTACATTCATGAATGAAGCTTCGGTATCTTCCGGTCTCATTTCCATTGAAGTACATGCAATATCAGGCACCGCTATACTTTCAGGAAACTTAACAATAGTGAATGTCATATTTATAATCCTGCTCCAATTGTTAAACATAGCCTTAGGCTTATGTCTTTACTATCCCTTTTACAAACTTCATGAGGAATGGCTGATCATAAGCTGCGGAACAAAAAGTGAGAAGACGTCCCTATCCATCCCCTTGATCTCAAGAGTTAAAATTATAATTGATAAGCTTCATAGTTTAACCTTAATTAACAATAACAAAGGAAGGCCCCTTTAA
- a CDS encoding RNA polymerase sigma factor, with protein sequence MPVTYLRDRDIVEGIINGENAAFESLVEVYGDRTLRVCYLILRDLQAAEDAVQETFIQVYRNISKFHGNSSLYTWIYKIAVNKCRDFLRKDMQYPSIDGTDIKCEVDIENEVIEKLDREKIKSLVFSMPAIYREVITLFYFEDMPIKDICSILDEGEGTVKSKLHRARNLLKKTLAEEGIQYGKG encoded by the coding sequence ATGCCTGTAACCTACCTCAGGGACAGGGACATTGTAGAAGGTATAATTAATGGAGAAAATGCTGCCTTTGAAAGCCTTGTTGAAGTCTATGGAGACAGAACCCTAAGAGTATGTTATCTCATATTGAGGGATCTCCAGGCAGCAGAGGACGCAGTACAGGAGACCTTCATACAGGTATACAGAAATATCAGTAAATTTCATGGCAATTCATCCCTCTATACCTGGATATATAAAATAGCAGTAAATAAATGCCGCGACTTTTTAAGAAAGGATATGCAGTACCCATCTATAGACGGAACTGACATAAAATGTGAAGTTGATATTGAAAATGAAGTAATAGAAAAGCTGGACAGAGAAAAAATAAAGAGCTTGGTTTTTTCAATGCCCGCCATATATAGAGAAGTCATAACACTTTTTTATTTTGAGGATATGCCTATAAAGGATATTTGTTCCATACTCGATGAAGGCGAGGGAACCGTAAAAAGCAAGCTTCATAGAGCGAGAAATTTATTAAAGAAAACCCTTGCAGAGGAGGGAATCCAATATGGAAAAGGATAA